The following proteins come from a genomic window of Lysobacterales bacterium:
- a CDS encoding tryptophan 2,3-dioxygenase has product MDTNKRALEAGIHTDLRSRLTYDGYLDLATLLSAQKPLSNPAHHDEMLFIVQHQVAELWMKLMIHELRAAATCLAMDNLDPVQKILARVKVIQKQLIEMWSVLETLTPSEYMEFRHVLGPASGFQSLQYRTIEFLLGNKNADMLKVFAYDEAAERGLRAVLEAPSLYDEFLRHLARRGHAVPKSGVERDWSEPYQRHPDLVAVFKRIYEDTDTHWEAYHLCELLVDVEVQFQNWRFRHMKTVERVIGYKRGTGGSSGVGFLKKALDLTFFPELFEVRTVLGT; this is encoded by the coding sequence ATGGACACCAACAAGCGCGCGCTCGAAGCCGGCATTCACACCGACCTGCGCAGTCGCCTCACCTATGACGGTTACCTCGATCTCGCGACCTTGCTGTCGGCGCAGAAGCCGTTGTCGAACCCGGCGCACCACGACGAAATGCTGTTCATCGTCCAGCATCAGGTGGCCGAGTTGTGGATGAAGCTGATGATCCACGAGTTGCGGGCGGCTGCGACCTGCCTGGCGATGGACAACCTCGATCCGGTGCAGAAGATCCTGGCACGAGTGAAGGTGATCCAGAAGCAGCTGATCGAGATGTGGTCGGTGCTGGAGACGCTGACGCCGAGCGAATACATGGAATTCCGTCACGTGCTCGGTCCCGCCTCCGGATTCCAGTCGCTGCAATATCGAACCATCGAGTTCCTGCTCGGCAACAAGAACGCCGACATGCTCAAGGTGTTTGCCTACGACGAAGCGGCCGAGCGCGGTCTGCGTGCTGTGCTGGAAGCGCCGAGTCTGTACGACGAATTCCTGCGCCACCTGGCGCGGCGGGGTCACGCCGTGCCGAAATCCGGTGTCGAACGCGACTGGTCCGAGCCCTACCAGCGCCATCCCGATCTCGTCGCGGTGTTCAAGCGCATCTACGAGGACACCGACACGCACTGGGAGGCCTATCACCTGTGCGAACTGCTGGTTGATGTCGAAGTGCAATTCCAGAACTGGCGCTTCCGGCACATGAAGACGGTGGAGCGCGTGATCGGTTACAAGCGCGGCACCGGTGGTTCGTCCGGCGTCGGCTTCCTGAAGAAGGCGCTGGACCTGACGTTCTTCCCGGAACTGTTCGAAGTGCGCACTGTGCTCGGGACTTGA
- a CDS encoding winged helix-turn-helix transcriptional regulator, with product MAKTPPDSTPLDLEHFLPYRLSVLSNTISAAIARDYGERFGLAVTEWRVLAVLGRYDGLSAVEVAERTAMDKVAVSRAVNSLMKTGRIKRGTHADDKRRSVLALSAKGRRVYDEVAPTALRYERELLAVLDGEERVWLERILDKLIDEGHDALVRAAAANAGR from the coding sequence ATGGCCAAGACACCGCCCGACAGTACCCCGCTCGATCTCGAACACTTCCTGCCCTACCGGCTGTCGGTGCTGTCGAACACGATCAGCGCCGCGATCGCGCGCGACTACGGCGAACGCTTCGGCCTGGCCGTCACCGAGTGGCGCGTGCTCGCCGTGCTCGGTCGCTACGACGGGCTCAGCGCGGTCGAAGTCGCCGAGCGCACGGCCATGGACAAGGTGGCGGTCAGCCGCGCCGTGAATTCACTGATGAAAACGGGCCGAATCAAGCGCGGCACGCATGCCGACGACAAGCGCCGATCGGTACTGGCGCTGTCGGCCAAGGGACGAAGGGTTTACGACGAAGTCGCACCGACCGCATTGCGCTACGAGCGCGAACTGCTGGCCGTGCTGGATGGCGAGGAACGCGTGTGGCTGGAACGCATTCTCGACAAGCTCATCGACGAAGGCCACGACGCGCTCGTTCGCGCCGCAGCAGCGAACGCGGGCCGCTGA